A segment of the Anopheles cruzii chromosome 2, idAnoCruzAS_RS32_06, whole genome shotgun sequence genome:
TGGCATAATACGTGTCGTGTGTCGTGCTCGCTGTGGTACACCTATTCGGGGAGAATCCTATCTCTCACTCACTGTTGTTTATGAAATCTTACACGAACGCCCGTGTGTTTACCGTGCTCTTGGTCAGCGTCAATCGATCACCTGAGTTAGGCCTCTGCATCATCGCCGCCACAACATACTGATTGCAGTTCGcagaaaaatggttcgctcCACCGACTGGACAGCGCAACGGGTGCGGTCTGTCAAGCAGTTTTGCCTGTCTCATGTTTTTGAACGAATTCGGTAACAACTCAAGTATGGAGTCGCGAAGAATacacggttccggtttcggtcgcTTCAATATCAGATGGTCAGAGCAGATGGGACCCATCGAGCTGTGTCCCCCCGTCCCGGTCCTTGTTTAGTGGAACAAAAATTCCTAGTCCGAGTAGTGGCGTGGCCGTAAGTTCTAAAAAAATACGTTGAAGTAGTGGAGAGATAGGAGGTATCGGTCACTGTGCTGTGCCTTTAAAATGGACTCGAGTCCGAGTCGCGATCCTGTATGGCGGTGATCGACTGTTGTAAGGCATTTGGCGTCAACCATTCTCTGCAAAGACGAAAGAACCGGTAAAAAATGGGACCGTTCATTTGAATTAACACATTTTCGGGTCTCACTTGGGTAAGCAGCGCTGAAGGAAAGGTACGCAAGAGCTGAAGTGCGCTAATCGGTTCACCCAGCTGGGAATTTCCTGGCCACACAGGATCTAAATGAGttaaataacaacaacaaaacgttaTAACCATTCGTCAAGCTGCAAACCGGGTATCTGTTGCCAGGGGCCTTACCTGTGTGAGGGCGCCGGAGAAGTGGTTACAGTTATTGTTCATTAGATGGTACCGGTCGCCCCGGAACTGGTTTCCCAGCTCTTCAACGATTCGCCTCACTTCTTCCTCGGTGAAGTCTGTACAACCGATTTGAATGCTTTGCctgtcggacggacggcgccGTTAAGTGTTCATCCTCAACCCAAAGGAAAGACTGCTTTTGGcttaccgaaaccgaaactggTCACCGAGTTCGTCGTGGTCACGTGGCGATATCTCGAACACCCCGGTAAAGGGGAACGGGTGGCCACCATAGGCAAACTCCGTACCGAACACTTCCACACCGGAGTGAAAGACTCCTAGGCCGATCGACGTGGTATACTCGTTGATCCAATACTGGAACGTAACACCAGTCCCCCGAAGACGAGACAATAATTAGGTTAACGACCACAGCAGGGTTAAATATTTATCTATTGATTCCCCCCCTAATATCCGCCTATCGAACCCTAATCACTCGGTCGCTTTATGGCGGCTGGCGGTCGTGTTTTATGGCGGGCAAACAAACCGCCATCGCAGCATGCTGCGAGATGATTAGGTTTCGAAGCGCGCTCCTTACCATATCGTACACGTTGAGAATGACCGGTTCGCGACTTCCCATGCTCGTCGGCAGCAGCTCGTCACTTCCGCTATCCTTTGGCACCCCGAGACAGCTGGGAAATGGTAAATTGCACGGAAGCCCGTTTGAGAACATCacatgtgtgtatgtgtgtgtgcagacCGCGCGAACCAGGCACGGGAACGCAAAACACTACGCGAGTCACAGGAACGGCACACTACGGCACGCGGACGGACGCGCGCGCAACGAATGTCGCACGCGTGTGGGTGGGAcgctgtgtgtgggtgggttgCTTGGAACTGATTGGCAGACCAGGGGACCGGGGAGCCCTAATTGGGGTGCAAatgcggcgatgatgatgatggtgctctATGGGGGGAGAGACTACAGAAAGGGGGTTGGAACGATGTACACGAAATTAAACCAGATGGTTGGAGAAACTAAAGATGGTGTTCCTCTCGATGTCGGTGGCGATGAGGTGGCAAGAGTGCACGGGGACGCGTGATACACGCGTAACTGAAAAAgtggaaatagaaaacaaaacggtcaGACAGATAGTGCGAAAGATAACGAAGACGAATTGCTCTCGGGAATGGCAAGTGGGAATGATACGGGCGAGCGCCATGGGGAAACAGTGACCCATCCGACAAAGACTCACCAGCAGAGCACGACACAAGGTTTCTTTGGTTCGGGTTGACAATCGCTGATTCTCGGGACTGGAGTGAGTGTTTTGCAACGAGCGCGCGGCACAAGCGGACACTTTGCGAGCGAGATTCTTAGTTTCGGGACGAGATTATTTGTGCCAAGATTCGCGGACCGTACGATGTAAATGCATGTGTGCAAGTGGTCCAGCAGAAGCAGCGCGTCTAGCGGAGATCAAGCGGTAAAGATGCTAGTTTCGCAAAGATTGCTACGATGTGGGTTTGTCATGCCTCTCTAGATGGGGCCCTTTTGCTAGCGGCGTATCTGGTGGCCCCGGGTACACTTCCGGCCCGACGGAGACAAAACACACCTCACACACCTGGTAAGGACACTAGGGAACCGATTTTCTTTGCACCGTGTCCACCGTTCCAGCTTTTGTGGtcgtttttaatgttttttccctttccgtattgttgaaaaatattgacaTGACAGATGACAGGCGAAAACAACTGTCAGCCGTTGACGTTGGCGAGCGAAAAGTAAGAGGCGGCGAATATCGAGTGAATACTGGGATGGCCGGAAAAACGGATTTtacaaccaaaacaaaggtGCACAAAGTGATTTAATCGTTTACCGAAGCCTTACTTGGTCTGGTCTGACCCAAAATTTAATCCACAGTTGAGAAAGTTGCTTTCCCAAAGGGTTTttagaagcaaaacaattgcaCTGTCAAAAGCGCCCAGAATGCTGAACGCGTGAGAGAGACGGTTGTCTACCCGGAGGTGCAAGCGAGAGAACCCGTTGAAGCACGCCTTGGAAAAGAACGGGTCCGCAAAGGAAGCGCAATCCCGACGAATTACGGTTGTTGTCATATCGACTCGAtcggaaaaaacggaacgtcGCAACGCACAGGTTGGTGGTGTGCAGAGGTTTGTGAACGGCGCGGCGCACGGTCGGTTTGGAAGTGACGGGATTCGGCGGATTGATCTCGCATCCCATCTCCGTCGCTGATTCgcaacccagcagcagctaccCGGCCACGGGGTTCAGCGTGTACGTAAGCGTGTACGGTttccgtgcgcgtgtgtgttgtgcgcgTCGTCGTTACATTCTGGGCAGCGAAAAAGGTCACCGTATTTCGAgtcgcaaaacaaacaccgaccgaaacgaaaatggtGAAAAGAAAGCCCCAGGCCATGATTGACTCCGAGAGCAGCagcgattccgattccggatCTGACCTGGACTCGGTAAGTTCGAGCGGGTTGGGGACGTCTTTTCCGAATGTGTCACTAACGTTCTAATGTCCTTCAGGAGTTACTTTCactggcgaagaagaaaaaaggaacccgCATGACGTCGGCATCGCCGAACAATGCCAATCACAACCGATCCgcttccgggtccggttccgactccgactcggaggatgacgatgacgacgacgacgaggacgacgaggaggaagatgAGTCCGGCTCGGAAGCGATGGCCACGCGCAAAAAGAAGGGTAGCGGCAAACCAACGTCCTCGTCCGAGTCGGAAACAGAACACGAAGGACCGGATGATGACCGGAAGCGCATCAAAATGAGTGCCCCGGTTACGGTGGCCGGGAGCGTGAATAACGTAACCGCTGGAGGTGGCGTAAAGCGCAAACATGAGGAGGACGGGAACAAATCCGAGCCGGAAGAGGGCCAAGTGTCGTCCGATTCGGACGAAGGCCGCAAGGGAGCGGCTggggtggcgacggcggccgctggGAATGCTGCTGATGCGAGTGACGACGATTCGTGTGGAGGTtccagcgacgacgatgacagcagcagcagtagcagcagcagcgactccGAGTTTAACGACGGGTACGACGAAAACCTGATGGGCGACGAAGAGGACCGGGCCCGACTCAACGGTCTGTCGGAGAAGGAACGGGAGACGGAAATTTTCAAACGTATCGAACGGCGCGACGTGATGAAGACGCGCTGGGAAATCGAAAGGAAGCTCAAGCTGGCGAAACGGGCCGAGAGGGCACGGGACAAGCAGGCACAGccggaaaagaagaagcggcggaaggagaagaaaaaagcacaGAAGaaggcagcggcggcggcggccgcagcagccgctgcgGCCAATGCCGAGCGAGAGCGACGGAAGGTTGCGgcagccgctgctgctcaGGCATCGGCAGCcagtgcggcggcggcggctgctgcggtggcACTGGCGGCCAAATCGACtgtcccggcggtggcgggagaATCGCGTGATTCGCCCAAACACATAGAAGGGaacgacggcaccggcggaaTCGGGGCGATCCGGTTGGACAGTCGATCTTCATCACCGGAGAAAAAAAGCGACGATGGTAAGTGGGAGCGGGTGGGGCGACCCTACGCGACCCTTGGTACAACCCCTGACCAACTTTTCCTATTTTCCGGACACAGTATCGAGCGCTTCCGAGTACTTTGACCCGAAGGAACGCTCGAAGGAGCGCAAAAAGACGGTGGAAGCGAACCGGACGGACGACAAGCGCAGCAATGCGATGGCCATGCTGAAGGCGAAACGCGAAGGAAAGGCCAAGCGCGAGGAGGAGGAAGCGAAACGGGAGGCACAGCGCAAGCAGGACGCTAGTCAGCAGCAGGAGGACAAAGAGGAACTGGACGACGTGCCGGGCGGAAAATCACAGATGAAGCTGAAGGCGTCGGACATTTACTCGGACGATTCGGGCAgctcggacgacgacgatgaggaccGCGAGGACGGGGGCAAAAAGTCCGACCGACGGTCACGGTCCGGCAGCGGTGGAAGTGGcgccagcggcagcgacaGCCGCTCGTCCAGCGATTCCGAGGGTGACGATAAGGAGAAAAAGTCTGGCTCCGGTTCGGGCTCGGGTTCGGGGTCTGGCTCGGGGTCGGGTTCCAGCAGCCGGAAGCCGGTCGCGATCAGTTCCAATGCCGAGCTGAACAAACTGCGAATCTCGCGCCACAAACTGGAACGCTTCATCAATCTGCCGATCTTCGAACCGACGGTCATGAACTGCTTCGTGCGGATAAACATCGGCAACAACCAGGGCAAACCGGTGTACCGGGTGGCCGAGATTGTCGGCGTGGTGGAGACGGCCAAGATCTACCAGTTCGGGCGCAGCCGCACGAACAAGGGCTTCAAGCTGAAGCACGGCAGCCAGGAGCGCGTCTTTCGGCTAGAGTTCGTATCGAACCAGGACTTTTCCGACACCGAGTACCAGAAGTGGCTGACGGTGTGCGAGGCCACGGGGACGGCGCTCCCGACGGTGGACATGATCGAGCGCAAGCAGCGCGACGTAAAGGAAGCTTCGCAGTACGAGTTCAAGGACGCCGAcatcgatcggttgatcgagGAAAAGAATCGCTTCCGGGCACATCCGACCAACTACGCGATGAAGAAAACGATCCTCATGAAGGTGAGTGGGGCGCTGTGGGCTTCTTCCTTTTTTAGTGTCGCTTAGTCTGACGAATCCGTTTCACAGGAACGAGACGCAGCGCAGATTCGCGGTGACGATGACATTGCGCGGGACCTCAGCTCGCAGATACAGGAGATCGAGGAGCGGGCGAGCACCCTGGACAAAAAGCGGAGCAGCAGTATCAGCCTGATCTCGTACATCAacgatcggaaccggaagcgcaaCGTGGAGGACGCCGAGAAGGCGATCATGGAGGAGAAGCGGGCGAACCGGGGCCAAAAGGTCGAAGATCCGTTCACCCGGCGCCAAACGCAACCGCGAATGTCGTTCAAGAAGGACGAGAAGCGCGAAGAGCCACAGATGATGGCCATgctggcaccaccaccgcctggGCTGGGCAAGAAGCGGCCAGATGAGAAGAAGTCCTCCCAGGGTGGTCAAGCGGACAACAATCTCTACTCGCTGCACGATTTCGACATCGATCTTGAGGTTCCTCTGCCAAGTGAGTCCCGCCCGCCATTGCTTGCAGTGTACGTCCATTTGCTAAAGCTCCCTGTACCTTGTTCCTTTGCAGTAAGCAGCGTGAATGTCCTTCCAAAGCCGGTGGAGAAACCGGTGCGTGAATCCGGCCCAAAGCGTTCGCTGAATCTGGAAGACTACAAAAAGAAGCGAGGCTTGATATAAGCGTGCCGTGCGTGTATATTTGAGCGTTGTCCTTTTATCCTGAGAACGAGCTGCGTTGTGTTCCGGCGTTGTCGAGTTCTCGCACTCAGAACAACGAGCACACACAGAGGGGCACAACCGACGCGGAAGGCGTGTTTTTCCTAACTTATTTCGTATTTTATATCTGCAACAACTTGCCTCTCTCGTTAATGCGCGCTCCGTGTAAAGGGGGGTTCCTTTGCAGTGCCCCAAAAAGGTTGGCAGTTCCGACGGCGCAAGAGCAGAGATGAAACACTCAAGCAATTAGTGGGACACGACAGAGACAGGTTAGAGAGACTAGTGAGTAACCCGTTACTACGCATCAATAATCAGTAATTATGAACAAATCGGTATGAGATGAACCAGACCTGGGGTAGAGACAGTGTTGTgtaagaaataaaagaaacaattgCAAAAATAAAGGGAGGTCCGTGCGGTATCGGATTCGGTACCTACATGCGGAACCGGGCTCAGATAACCCATTTCTTTGTTCCGATCGGAAATCGTTACTTGTTTTGGTGAAAAATGGTGAATGCTTTTTATGGGCATCGGTTACAGTTCGGTTGGTCCCACTGATCCCGCTCGCTATAGGGCACTGATAAGATACCGAGGCGCGCGCGAATGAATCGACAAATTCTACGTTCATTACACGGTCCGTGGACGGGTCTAATAGTTGGACAATCGACGCGCAACGACAAGAACGCTCCTTTTATGGAAAtcgttttaaaatgtttggAGAACCACCTGCCGGGCTTAGTCACCAGCGTAGAACTTTGATAGGCGGTTCTCGTGCAATGcaggtttattgttttttgggtGACGATTTCATGAACTCATTCTTTGACTTAATTACTACGTTATTTCAATAGTTCGTATTGTCCATTAGTTCCTATTGTTTATTCCTTTTTCAAATCGTGTCACTGGtttcgccggcaccggcatctttctggcctttggtgagaaatgagtttcactcactcactttcgTCTCACTATGGAGAAAAAGAGTGGCTTTTTTGGTCAGGACAAACACAGTTGAacggagagtgagagagagagagggaaattTGAAAGGCCTCTGCACATTGGATGAGTAACCTAGCGAGCAGAGCGTAACCAATTTACGCTCCGCTCGCCAAGTTACGCATTCAGTGTGCAGAGACCTTTACATTTTTTGTACGAGCCGTCGCTCACTACTTTAACTTGCGTCGCTCACCGCGAGAACAGTCAGTTTTTGGCAGCGTTCGGAGGAAGTAAGTTCAACTATAAAAGACCAGTCGTTTCTGGTGTCCATGGACGAAAATCACTCTCTACAGAAAAATCAGCGCACGCTTGGAAAGAACTTATGCGAAAAGTGTGCACATTTTTCCTACTCGTTTCCATTCGATTCTGTTAACTCTGCAACGTACGGCTTTGCTGAATAGACACTATAGGAAATgatttcgtgcgtgtgtgtgtgtgtgtgtatgcgctACTGAGAAAAGTGTCGCTTGTGGCTAGAAATTGATAGTATTCGCTCGCAATGTGTCTTGCCCTGCCCCATACCCGGTCCGTATGGGTTTGTGCGCGTGTTCATCGTTTAATTTTACAAGATACAGATAAAACGCTAGCAGCAGGAAACCGGTACACGTTTGCCGTAGGCCTCCTGGCTGTCCCCGTTGCTTCAGCCACTCAACATTTCGCGCAGAATGGCTTACTGTGATCCGCCGGAAACGAAATACGTGTGGAGTGCCATTTCTATCCACGTTTTCAGCCTTAATTTCCAATCCTCCCCCTAAAAACGTGGTTCCAGCGGTCACGGTGTTGGCGAGCGCGAGTGGCGAGTAGAGCAACATTGCGAAGAAGACATTGGTCCATTTTTAAAACGGCTCATCTTCTCCCACAGCGGCTTTTTTCGGCTCACATTCAATCGTatcgagttttttttccatATCTCTTACACACTCTTCGTtcgttgcgtgtgtgcgtggttgCTTGGATGGACTcgcgggcgagagagaaaggagtATGTGTGTGGCACCACAAAAAACGGTTGGGCTCACACCCATTTTTAGGCGAGCCGCGTGAATgaacaaaagagaaaaaggtCTGTTTTCTTCAGGGAACTGATCGCACCGCGGatctcttctttttcttgggCGGCTTACGCTGCAATTGCGggtcacacgcacacataaaTGCTTTACGGGTGAAGAGGGTGGGGTAGGTAGCAAAGCCGGTAAAAGTGTCTGACTGGCGCTGCGGGATGGTTTGCTGCAGCCGGGAAAGCTAATAcactttccggttccggtcgttACGCTTCCGTTCCTTCCGAGCGAGCTTGCCATGTGTTTGATCATAATGCGGCGTTGTTATTAACTATTTCGTTGTTGTCCTGAGCAGCAAACACTTTTTTGTGTAGTTCCTTCCCTTGACCCTTGATGCATATGCAAAACAGAGTAATCTACGGAGAGAGAAGTGTATTGAATGAAGAGTAGACTGTATTAGTATAAGTGTACCGGTTCGGTATGagatcaaacacacacacacacaccacacacgggcgcgcgcggcttCTCATCACACACATGAGAGACTTCTCACCACTAAGCGAGCggcgaaaaacaataaaaagtgCAACCTCTGTCAAAACGGATGAGATTCCTCGTACACACGGCGAACTCTAGTCGACGATAAAGCGTGGCGACGAGACGGTTGATGAAAACAAGCGGCATACTGCGTTTTTTTGGAATCATTTACTAATCTGTCGCTGTGTTCAGTATTCTACAGAACAACGGAAAAGCTGCCGTAAAAGCGAGATAGCAAGAGGAAGTGCGTCAGTGTGAAATCAGTGGAACAGAGAAAAACAACTTCGGTAAACTTCGATAGCCAAACGCGTGCACGTGAAAAATCCCGCATTAGAGAGATCCGCCCGATAACCTCAGCAGAGTTTACAGCAACTACTAGAAATGGTAAGTAAGTCCTTGAAAGAGGGACTGTTTTTGTTGAATGGCCGGAAGTGTGTTGCCCTTCTTACGAGGGGCAACGGTCTCTTGGTGTGTTTACTTTCGATGGTATTTTGATTGCACGACAGGAAATCGGTCGCGACTTTCACTGCGCCGCCGTGCGTGAGTCACAACAGCGAGCAGATTTTCTCACCACTCattggtgtggtggtggtttacGCGATTGCAagtgcgcgcgcacacaccatTGGAAAAACAGTGGCAAATTACCATATATGGTCAAAGTTGTCAGTGGCTGTGGCAGTGTGCGCTGGGGCCGAAAGATAGAAAAGAGACATTGAGCTCTCGGTGATGAGAGAGTGAGCAAACACTTCTCGAGATAGTGAGTCACTTACGatcgccagtgtgtgtgtgcactcgGTGTCATTGGCGACCGGAATCGAATGTTTGTTGCTCCGCCGCCGTCACATACTTTGTTGTCGGTGTCGGCTTTTTATG
Coding sequences within it:
- the LOC128268956 gene encoding deubiquitinase DESI2; translation: MFSNGLPCNLPFPSCLGVPKDSGSDELLPTSMGSREPVILNVYDMYWINEYTTSIGLGVFHSGVEVFGTEFAYGGHPFPFTGVFEISPRDHDELGDQFRFRQSIQIGCTDFTEEEVRRIVEELGNQFRGDRYHLMNNNCNHFSGALTQILCGQEIPSWVNRLAHFSSCVPFLQRCLPKEWLTPNALQQSITAIQDRDSDSSPF
- the LOC128268955 gene encoding RNA polymerase-associated protein Rtf1 isoform X2, whose protein sequence is MVKRKPQAMIDSESSSDSDSGSDLDSELLSLAKKKKGTRMTSASPNNANHNRSASGSGSDSDSEDDDDDDDEDDEEEDESGSEAMATRKKKGSGKPTSSSESETEHEGPDDDRKRIKMSAPVTVAGSVNNVTAGGGVKRKHEEDGNKSEPEEGQVSSDSDEGRKGAAGVATAAAGNAADASDDDSCGGSSDDDDSSSSSSSSDSEFNDGYDENLMGDEEDRARLNGLSEKERETEIFKRIERRDVMKTRWEIERKLKLAKRAERARDKQAQPEKKKRRKEKKKAQKKAAAAAAAAAAAANAERERRKVAAAAAAQASAASAAAAAAAVALAAKSTVPAVAGESLSSASEYFDPKERSKERKKTVEANRTDDKRSNAMAMLKAKREGKAKREEEEAKREAQRKQDASQQQEDKEELDDVPGGKSQMKLKASDIYSDDSGSSDDDDEDREDGGKKSDRRSRSGSGGSGASGSDSRSSSDSEGDDKEKNSRKPVAISSNAELNKLRISRHKLERFINLPIFEPTVMNCFVRINIGNNQGKPVYRVAEIVGVVETAKIYQFGRSRTNKGFKLKHGSQERVFRLEFVSNQDFSDTEYQKWLTVCEATGTALPTVDMIERKQRDVKEASQYEFKDADIDRLIEEKNRFRAHPTNYAMKKTILMKERDAAQIRGDDDIARDLSSQIQEIEERASTLDKKRSSSISLISYINDRNRKRNVEDAEKAIMEEKRANRGQKVEDPFTRRQTQPRMSFKKDEKREEPQMMAMLAPPPPGLGKKRPDEKKSSQGGQADNNLYSLHDFDIDLEVPLPSDVNVLPKPVEKPVRESGPKRSLNLEDYKKKRGLI
- the LOC128268955 gene encoding RNA polymerase-associated protein Rtf1 isoform X1, which translates into the protein MVKRKPQAMIDSESSSDSDSGSDLDSELLSLAKKKKGTRMTSASPNNANHNRSASGSGSDSDSEDDDDDDDEDDEEEDESGSEAMATRKKKGSGKPTSSSESETEHEGPDDDRKRIKMSAPVTVAGSVNNVTAGGGVKRKHEEDGNKSEPEEGQVSSDSDEGRKGAAGVATAAAGNAADASDDDSCGGSSDDDDSSSSSSSSDSEFNDGYDENLMGDEEDRARLNGLSEKERETEIFKRIERRDVMKTRWEIERKLKLAKRAERARDKQAQPEKKKRRKEKKKAQKKAAAAAAAAAAAANAERERRKVAAAAAAQASAASAAAAAAAVALAAKSTVPAVAGESRDSPKHIEGNDGTGGIGAIRLDSRSSSPEKKSDDVSSASEYFDPKERSKERKKTVEANRTDDKRSNAMAMLKAKREGKAKREEEEAKREAQRKQDASQQQEDKEELDDVPGGKSQMKLKASDIYSDDSGSSDDDDEDREDGGKKSDRRSRSGSGGSGASGSDSRSSSDSEGDDKEKKSGSGSGSGSGSGSGSGSSSRKPVAISSNAELNKLRISRHKLERFINLPIFEPTVMNCFVRINIGNNQGKPVYRVAEIVGVVETAKIYQFGRSRTNKGFKLKHGSQERVFRLEFVSNQDFSDTEYQKWLTVCEATGTALPTVDMIERKQRDVKEASQYEFKDADIDRLIEEKNRFRAHPTNYAMKKTILMKERDAAQIRGDDDIARDLSSQIQEIEERASTLDKKRSSSISLISYINDRNRKRNVEDAEKAIMEEKRANRGQKVEDPFTRRQTQPRMSFKKDEKREEPQMMAMLAPPPPGLGKKRPDEKKSSQGGQADNNLYSLHDFDIDLEVPLPISSVNVLPKPVEKPVRESGPKRSLNLEDYKKKRGLI